Proteins from one Ficedula albicollis isolate OC2 chromosome 3, FicAlb1.5, whole genome shotgun sequence genomic window:
- the NEK2 gene encoding serine/threonine-protein kinase Nek2, which yields MTESEKQMLVSEVNLLRELRHPNIVRYYDRIIDRSSTTLYIVMEYCDGGDLASLIAKCAKERHFLDESFVLRVLTQLTLALKECHRRSDGGVTVHRDLKPANVFLDGKQNVKLGDFGLARILHHDTSFATTFVGTPYYMSPEQMNYMSYNEKSDIWSLGCLMYELCALSPPFTACNQKELAEKIREGRFRRIPYRYSDELNSLLREMLNVKDYCRPSVEDILQHPLIEAVVTEEQKQNFDKRGLKPWEPERVQYSEAAMNELKRKEQQLQEREQAIKEREQRLEQRERELCVRERLAEDKLARAESLLKRCNPRPMSQEVCAEGPDNALALPFSSTKKSSLLDGSQEKAVPPHNMENYFLSKGKNSDLKSRLYAANLRAQALAELEKSYQLKSRQILGMR from the exons ATGACGGAGTCGGAGAAGCAGATGCTCGTGTCGGAGGTGAacctgctgagggagctgcgGCACCCGAACATCGTGCGCTACTACGATCGCATCATCGACAGGAGCAGCACCACCCTGTACATCGTCATGGAGTACTGCGATGGGGGAGACCTGGCCAGCCTGATCGCCAAGTGCGCCAAGGAAAG GCATTTCTTGGACGAAAGCTTTGTTCTCCGGGTGTTGACTCAATTAACACTGGCCTTGAAGGAGTGTCACCGGCGGAGCGATGGTGGAGTCACTGTGCACCGTGACCTGAAACCAGCAAATGTCTTTCTAGATGGCAAACAGAATGTGAAGCTTGGAGATTTTGGACTAGCTAGGATATTGCACCATGACACCAGCTTTGCCACAACCTTTGTTGGCACTCCATATTACATGTCTCCA GAACAAATGAATTACATGTCATACAATGAAAAATCTGACATCTGGTCACTAGGATGCCTCATGTATGAATTATGTGCTCTCTC GCCTCCATTTACAGCTTGCAACCAAAAGGAACTGGCAGAAAAGATAAGGGAAGGGAGGTTCAGGCGAATACCATATCGTTACTCAGATGAGCTGAACAGCCTTCTCAGGGAGATGCTGAATGTAAAG GATTACTGCCGACCTTCTGTTGAAGATATTCTGCAGCACCCCTTGATAGAAGCTGTGGtgacagaagaacaaaaacagaattttgatAAAAGAGGTTTGAAACCATGGGAGCCAGAAAGGGTGCAATACTCAGAAGCTGCAATGAATGAGCTGAAACGGAAGGAGCAACAGTTACAGGAGCGAGAGCAAGCCATTAAAGAGAGAGAACAACGTCTGGAGC AGAGAGAACGGGAACTCTGTGTTCGGGAGAGACTGGCAGAGGACAAACTTGCTAG AGCTGAAAGCCTGCTGAAGAGATGCAATCCCCGCCCGATGTCGCAGGAGGTATGCGCGGAAGGTCCAG ATAACGCACTCGCGCTTCCCTTTTCTTCAACCAAGAAGAGCTCACTGCTTGATGGAAGTCAAGAGAAAGCTGTGCCTCCTCATAATATGGAAAActatttcctttccaaagggaaaaactCTGATCTCAAAAGCCGTCTCTATGCTGCAAATCTACGGGCTCAAGCACTGGCTGAACTGGAAAAAAGCTATCAACTAAAGAGCAGACAAATCCTGGGCATGCGTTGA